In Streptomyces sp. NBC_00483, a single window of DNA contains:
- a CDS encoding DEAD/DEAH box helicase, whose translation MAFNHLPAGVHDALRALSVTPVTHSVPMAKNLRSDRPSASAPDRPSPGAVLDRLASGPSRAARVTHTEHLPPRPGRHAVWPDRIRAEVIAAVQTAGIAHPWAHQALAAEHALDGDSVVVATGTASGKSLAYLVPVLSTLLDGSEAPNGRGATTLYLSPTKALAADQCRSVKELSQPLGTAIRPAVYDGDTPFEEREWVRQFGNYVLTNPDMLHRGILPSHPRWSSFLKALKYVVIDECHTYRGVFGSHVAQVLRRLRRICARYGSDPVFLLASATSAEPAASAQRLTGLPVLEVADDASPRGELVFALWEPPLTEMQGEKGAPVRRTATAETADLLTDLAVQGVRSVAFVRSRRGAELISVIAQERLAEVDRSLARRVAAYRGGYLSEERRALEAALHSGELLGLAATTALELGIDVSGLDAVLISGYPGTRASLWQQAGRAGRSGQGALAVLVARDDPLDTYLVHHPEALFDQPVESTVLDPDNPYVLAPHLCAAAAEIPLTEPDLELFGPATGELLPQLEAAKLLRRRSATKAWHWTRRESAADLADIRGEGGPPVQVVEAGTGRLLGTVDAGSAHTSVHDGAVHLHQGRTYVVKKLDLDDNVALVETANPTYSTTARDTTAISILETDVEVPWGDGRLCYGSVEVTNQVVGYLRRRLITGEVLGETKLDLPPRTLRTRAVWWTVTEDQLDAARVNPEILGGALHAAEHASIGLLPLFATCDRWDIGGVSMPLHPDTLLPTVFVYDGHPGGAGFAERAFHTAREWLTATREAIASCDCDAGCPSCIQSPKCGNGNEPLHKRGAVRLLSVLLKGAAG comes from the coding sequence ATGGCATTCAATCACTTACCGGCAGGCGTGCACGACGCCTTGAGAGCATTGTCCGTCACGCCAGTGACACACTCGGTGCCGATGGCCAAGAATCTCCGATCCGATCGACCCTCGGCATCCGCCCCAGACCGCCCCTCTCCCGGTGCGGTCCTGGACCGGCTCGCCTCGGGTCCGAGCAGGGCTGCGCGTGTCACCCATACGGAGCACTTGCCCCCTCGCCCCGGCCGTCATGCCGTCTGGCCCGATCGGATCCGGGCCGAGGTCATCGCGGCCGTACAGACCGCCGGAATCGCGCACCCCTGGGCCCACCAGGCACTCGCGGCGGAGCACGCACTGGACGGCGATTCGGTGGTCGTCGCCACCGGCACGGCCTCCGGAAAATCGCTCGCCTATCTGGTCCCGGTCCTGTCGACCCTGCTCGACGGATCCGAGGCGCCGAACGGGCGCGGCGCGACCACGCTCTACCTCTCCCCGACGAAGGCGCTCGCGGCGGACCAGTGCCGATCGGTGAAGGAACTTTCACAACCGCTCGGTACGGCGATTCGTCCCGCGGTCTACGACGGCGACACCCCGTTCGAGGAGCGCGAGTGGGTACGCCAGTTCGGAAACTACGTCCTCACCAACCCGGACATGCTGCACCGGGGCATCCTGCCCTCGCACCCGCGCTGGTCCTCCTTCCTCAAGGCGCTCAAGTACGTCGTGATCGACGAGTGCCACACCTATCGCGGCGTCTTCGGCTCGCACGTGGCGCAGGTTCTGCGAAGACTGCGCCGCATATGTGCCCGCTACGGATCCGACCCGGTCTTCCTGCTGGCCTCGGCCACCTCGGCCGAACCGGCCGCCTCCGCCCAGCGGTTGACGGGTCTCCCGGTCCTCGAGGTCGCGGACGACGCGTCGCCGCGCGGCGAACTGGTCTTCGCGCTCTGGGAACCCCCGTTGACGGAGATGCAGGGCGAGAAGGGCGCGCCGGTGCGGCGCACGGCGACGGCCGAGACGGCGGACCTCCTGACCGACCTCGCGGTCCAGGGCGTGCGCTCGGTCGCCTTCGTACGCTCCCGGCGTGGCGCCGAGCTGATCTCGGTGATCGCGCAGGAGCGGCTCGCCGAGGTCGACCGCTCGCTCGCCCGGCGGGTCGCGGCCTACCGCGGCGGCTATCTCTCCGAGGAACGCCGCGCCCTCGAAGCGGCTCTGCACTCCGGCGAGCTGCTCGGCCTCGCCGCCACCACCGCCCTCGAACTCGGCATCGACGTCTCGGGGTTGGACGCGGTGCTGATCTCCGGCTACCCCGGTACGCGCGCGTCGCTGTGGCAGCAGGCAGGCCGGGCCGGGCGCTCGGGCCAGGGAGCGCTGGCGGTCCTGGTGGCCCGTGACGACCCCCTGGACACCTACCTGGTCCATCACCCCGAGGCCCTCTTCGACCAGCCGGTCGAGTCGACGGTCCTCGACCCGGACAACCCGTACGTCCTGGCTCCGCACCTGTGCGCGGCCGCGGCGGAAATCCCGCTGACGGAGCCCGACTTGGAGCTGTTCGGCCCGGCGACCGGGGAACTCCTCCCTCAACTGGAGGCGGCGAAGCTGCTGCGGCGCCGCTCCGCCACGAAGGCCTGGCACTGGACGCGCCGCGAGTCCGCCGCGGACCTGGCGGACATCCGCGGCGAGGGCGGCCCTCCCGTGCAGGTCGTCGAGGCCGGCACGGGCCGGCTGCTCGGCACGGTCGACGCGGGCTCCGCCCACACCTCGGTCCACGACGGAGCGGTCCACCTCCACCAGGGCCGCACCTACGTGGTGAAGAAGCTGGACCTCGACGACAACGTCGCTCTCGTCGAGACCGCGAACCCCACCTACTCGACCACCGCCCGCGACACCACGGCCATCTCCATCCTGGAGACCGACGTCGAAGTCCCTTGGGGCGACGGCAGGTTGTGCTACGGCTCGGTCGAGGTCACGAACCAGGTCGTCGGCTACCTCCGCCGCCGGCTGATCACCGGCGAGGTCCTCGGCGAGACCAAGCTCGACCTCCCTCCTCGTACGCTGCGCACCCGCGCGGTGTGGTGGACGGTCACGGAGGACCAGCTGGACGCGGCCCGCGTGAACCCCGAGATCCTCGGCGGCGCCCTGCACGCCGCCGAACACGCCTCCATCGGCCTGCTCCCCCTCTTCGCCACGTGCGACCGCTGGGACATCGGTGGCGTCTCGATGCCGCTCCACCCGGACACGCTCCTCCCCACGGTCTTCGTCTACGACGGTCATCCCGGCGGCGCGGGCTTCGCCGAACGTGCCTTCCACACCGCCCGCGAGTGGCTGACCGCCACCCGTGAGGCCATCGCCTCCTGCGACTGCGATGCCGGCTGCCCGTCCTGTATCCAGTCCCCCAAGTGCGGCAACGGCAACGAGCCGTTGCACAAGCGGGGGGCGGTGCGGCTCCTGTCGGTGCTGCTGAAGGGGGCGGCGGGGTAG
- a CDS encoding Rv3654c family TadE-like protein: MTGRGDRGSATVWVAMAMAAVGVVFGAVLAMGQAVEARHRAGSAADLAALAAADRWMDGRAKACALAVRVARAQGADVVRCAVRGEVSNVTAAAGHGAFRSEVRARAGPPGPPGLAPS; this comes from the coding sequence GTGACGGGGCGGGGTGACCGTGGGTCGGCGACCGTGTGGGTCGCGATGGCGATGGCCGCGGTGGGGGTGGTGTTCGGGGCGGTGCTGGCCATGGGGCAGGCGGTGGAGGCGCGGCACCGTGCGGGCTCGGCGGCGGACTTGGCGGCGCTTGCCGCGGCGGACCGCTGGATGGACGGGAGGGCGAAGGCGTGCGCGCTGGCCGTGCGGGTGGCGCGGGCGCAGGGGGCGGATGTGGTGCGGTGCGCGGTACGCGGGGAGGTGTCGAACGTGACCGCGGCGGCGGGTCACGGGGCGTTCCGGTCGGAGGTACGGGCGCGGGCGGGCCCACCGGGCCCACCGGGGCTGGCGCCGTCGTGA
- a CDS encoding TadE family type IV pilus minor pilin, translating into MARSEPRRDRGFVTAEAAVVLPVLVAFTMALVWVVLAASAQIRCVDAARAGARAVARQEPRGAAVAAAREAAPPGARVAVGREGDLVRVTVRARSVGPGALGVELSAQAVAAAEEAT; encoded by the coding sequence ATGGCTCGTTCTGAGCCCCGTCGCGACCGGGGGTTTGTGACGGCGGAGGCGGCCGTGGTGCTGCCGGTGCTTGTGGCGTTCACGATGGCCCTGGTCTGGGTGGTGCTCGCGGCGTCGGCGCAGATCAGGTGCGTGGACGCCGCGCGGGCCGGGGCCAGGGCGGTGGCCCGGCAGGAGCCCAGGGGCGCCGCGGTGGCGGCGGCGCGGGAGGCCGCGCCGCCGGGGGCACGGGTCGCGGTGGGCCGGGAGGGCGATCTGGTGCGGGTGACGGTGCGGGCGAGGTCCGTGGGGCCGGGAGCGCTCGGGGTGGAACTGAGCGCGCAGGCCGTGGCGGCGGCGGAGGAAGCGACGTGA
- a CDS encoding DUF4244 domain-containing protein, which produces MSGMRVGRAWCEWLRGGARRWARTVRSGRRDAGMVSAEYAVGLIAAVGFAGVLYQVVTSDVVQSALQSLVAKALHGSF; this is translated from the coding sequence ATGAGTGGAATGCGTGTGGGGCGGGCCTGGTGCGAGTGGCTGCGCGGAGGTGCTCGTCGATGGGCGCGGACGGTGCGGTCCGGGCGGCGGGACGCCGGGATGGTCAGTGCCGAGTACGCGGTGGGCCTGATCGCGGCGGTGGGCTTCGCCGGGGTGCTGTACCAGGTGGTGACGAGCGACGTCGTGCAGTCGGCGCTGCAGTCCTTGGTGGCGAAGGCGCTCCATGGCTCGTTCTGA
- a CDS encoding type II secretion system F family protein — MDVVHRLGAVLCIAVMVMWLVREVAARRAERALRRRVRLVFEVAAAESARRAVGLPAGVRRWVPVAGAVCAGFVLVGGVAGVVVGVVCGVGVWRWWRGREEGVRAGVGAGARGAAVRQLPLACDLLASCLAAGAGPVEAARAVGEALGGPVGRGFERGAAQVRLGGELGVAWRELAAVPGADGLVRLLERAGESGAPAAAPVARFATECRAERGRRATTVARRAAVAITAPVGLCFLPAFLVVGVVPVVIGLGGGVFGGR; from the coding sequence ATGGACGTTGTCCACAGGCTGGGGGCGGTGCTGTGCATCGCGGTGATGGTGATGTGGCTGGTGCGGGAGGTCGCGGCGCGGCGGGCCGAGCGGGCGTTGCGGCGGCGGGTGCGGCTCGTGTTCGAGGTGGCCGCGGCGGAGTCGGCGCGGCGGGCCGTGGGGCTGCCGGCCGGGGTGCGGCGGTGGGTGCCGGTCGCGGGGGCCGTGTGTGCCGGGTTCGTGCTGGTGGGCGGGGTGGCCGGGGTCGTGGTCGGGGTGGTCTGCGGGGTGGGGGTGTGGCGTTGGTGGCGCGGCCGGGAGGAGGGCGTGAGAGCAGGGGTGGGGGCGGGCGCGAGGGGCGCTGCGGTACGTCAACTGCCCTTGGCGTGCGACCTCTTGGCGTCGTGCCTTGCGGCGGGTGCCGGGCCCGTGGAGGCGGCGCGGGCGGTCGGTGAGGCGCTGGGTGGGCCCGTCGGGCGGGGGTTCGAGCGGGGCGCGGCGCAGGTGCGACTCGGGGGCGAACTGGGTGTGGCGTGGCGTGAGTTGGCGGCCGTGCCGGGCGCCGATGGGCTGGTCCGGCTGTTGGAGCGGGCGGGTGAGTCTGGGGCTCCGGCGGCGGCGCCGGTGGCGCGGTTCGCCACGGAGTGCCGGGCCGAGAGGGGGCGTCGGGCGACGACGGTGGCACGCCGGGCCGCGGTGGCGATCACGGCGCCCGTGGGCCTGTGCTTCCTGCCCGCGTTCCTGGTGGTGGGGGTGGTGCCGGTGGTGATCGGGCTGGGAGGTGGGGTCTTTGGAGGGAGGTGA
- a CDS encoding type II secretion system F family protein, producing the protein MAALGAVVVMRAVQVRELEVRRARRVLGAGADFGVWSGWLGVGERWWAWVRARPEWWCAVGGLVVGIAGASVLPVVLGVCAVPGVGRLRATRAARRGKERRGEAVIRLCGLLAGEVRAGRQPGDALVVAVRGSGALTGAGSAAVVAAARFGGDVPGALRAAAREPGAEGLNGLAACWRVAVDRGAGLASGLERLADALRAERDQRADFRAQLAGPSSTTVMLAGLPVFALLLGAGMGARPLRVLLHTWPGVGCLVVGGALEAAGLWWAMRIVRGAEG; encoded by the coding sequence ATGGCCGCGTTGGGGGCGGTGGTCGTGATGAGGGCGGTGCAGGTACGGGAGTTGGAGGTGCGGCGGGCCCGGAGGGTGTTGGGGGCTGGGGCGGACTTCGGGGTGTGGTCCGGGTGGCTGGGTGTGGGCGAGCGGTGGTGGGCGTGGGTGCGGGCGCGGCCCGAATGGTGGTGCGCGGTCGGTGGGTTGGTGGTCGGGATCGCCGGTGCCTCGGTGCTGCCGGTTGTGCTCGGCGTGTGTGCGGTGCCCGGAGTGGGGCGGCTGCGCGCGACCAGGGCGGCGCGGCGGGGGAAGGAGCGGCGCGGGGAGGCGGTGATCCGGCTGTGCGGGCTGTTGGCGGGTGAGGTGCGGGCCGGGCGGCAGCCGGGGGACGCGCTGGTGGTGGCGGTACGGGGATCGGGGGCGTTGACCGGCGCGGGGAGCGCGGCCGTGGTGGCGGCGGCCCGGTTCGGCGGGGATGTGCCCGGGGCCCTGAGGGCGGCGGCGCGGGAGCCGGGGGCCGAGGGGTTGAACGGGCTGGCGGCGTGCTGGCGGGTGGCGGTGGACCGGGGCGCGGGGCTCGCGTCCGGCCTCGAACGGCTCGCGGACGCGCTGCGTGCGGAGCGGGATCAACGGGCCGACTTCAGAGCCCAGTTGGCGGGCCCCTCGTCGACCACGGTGATGCTCGCCGGGCTGCCCGTGTTCGCGCTGTTGCTCGGGGCGGGCATGGGGGCGCGGCCCCTGCGGGTGCTGCTGCACACGTGGCCCGGGGTCGGCTGTCTGGTGGTGGGCGGGGCGTTGGAAGCCGCCGGGTTGTGGTGGGCGATGCGGATCGTGCGAGGGGCGGAGGGGTGA
- a CDS encoding TadA family conjugal transfer-associated ATPase: MSAVVGARMLDGVRQWLAENGSEATPARVAEALRAQGRILGDAEVLGAAGRLRSELVGAGPLEPLLADPSVTDVLVSAPDKVWVDRGGGLEPADVSFESAADVRRLAQRLAAVVGRRLDDARPWVDARLPDGTRLHAVLPPIAAGCTCLSLRVVRPRAFTLEELTAAGTVPPGGDRVLRALLDARLSFLISGGTGTGKTTLLSALLGLVGPGERIVLAEDSAELRPDHPHVVRLESRPANQEGAGAVGLDDLVRQALRMRPDRLVVGEVRGAEVVSLLAALNTGHEGGSCTVHANAASDVPVRLEALGTAAGLDRAALHSQLAAAVSVVLHLVRDRGGRRRIAQVQVLERDAEGWVRAVPALEWGERGFVERAGWARLGGLLGVRLG; this comes from the coding sequence ATGAGTGCGGTGGTCGGGGCGCGCATGCTGGACGGCGTACGGCAGTGGCTCGCCGAGAACGGGTCGGAGGCGACGCCCGCGCGCGTGGCCGAGGCGCTGCGGGCGCAGGGCCGGATCCTGGGCGACGCCGAAGTGCTGGGCGCGGCGGGCAGATTGAGGTCCGAGCTGGTGGGCGCGGGGCCGTTGGAGCCGCTGCTCGCCGACCCTTCGGTGACGGACGTCCTGGTGTCGGCGCCGGACAAGGTGTGGGTCGACCGGGGAGGCGGCCTGGAGCCGGCCGACGTGTCCTTCGAAAGCGCCGCCGACGTACGGCGGTTGGCGCAGCGGCTCGCGGCCGTCGTGGGGCGCCGCCTGGACGACGCGCGGCCGTGGGTGGACGCCCGGCTGCCCGACGGGACCCGGCTGCACGCGGTGCTGCCACCGATCGCGGCGGGCTGCACCTGCCTGTCCCTGCGGGTCGTGCGGCCCCGGGCCTTCACCCTGGAGGAGCTGACGGCGGCGGGGACGGTGCCGCCGGGCGGCGACCGGGTGCTGCGGGCGCTGCTCGACGCGCGCCTGTCCTTCCTGATCAGCGGCGGTACGGGCACGGGCAAGACGACGCTGCTGAGCGCGCTGCTCGGTCTGGTGGGGCCGGGGGAGCGGATCGTCCTGGCCGAGGACTCCGCCGAGCTGAGGCCGGACCACCCTCATGTCGTCCGCCTCGAATCGCGCCCCGCCAACCAGGAGGGCGCGGGGGCCGTTGGCCTCGACGACCTGGTCCGGCAGGCGCTGCGGATGCGGCCCGACCGGCTCGTCGTGGGCGAGGTGCGCGGAGCCGAGGTGGTCTCGCTCCTGGCAGCTCTCAACACGGGCCACGAAGGCGGTTCCTGCACCGTTCACGCCAACGCTGCGAGCGATGTCCCGGTGCGTCTCGAGGCGCTGGGGACGGCGGCCGGACTCGACCGGGCGGCGCTGCACAGCCAATTGGCCGCGGCGGTCTCCGTAGTGCTGCACCTCGTACGGGACCGTGGCGGACGGCGGCGCATCGCCCAGGTCCAGGTGCTGGAGCGGGACGCGGAGGGCTGGGTGCGGGCCGTGCCGGCGCTGGAGTGGGGCGAGCGGGGGTTCGTGGAGCGGGCGGGGTGGGCGCGGCTGGGCGGGTTGTTGGGGGTGCGGTTGGGGTGA
- the ssd gene encoding septum site-determining protein Ssd: MAEVIECDARDVRRAPLIVTEDVELLDDLLRLCAAAGVRPEVGHGAPAGREGWGGWESAPLVLVGDDAAGRLRGVSRRRGVILVGRDQDDSGVWRRAVEIGADHVLVLPDGEQWLMDRIADVAEGVGRPALTVGVLGGRGGAGASTLACALAVASARSGRRTLLVDADPLGGGLDVLLGGEAVDGLRWPAFAESRGRVGSTALEESLPRLHDLRVLSWDRGDLAAVPSEAVRAVLAAGRRRGGVVVVDLPRRVDAGSVEALAQLDLGLLVVPPELRAVAAARRMAGAAGMVLRDLRVVTAPAGGAGGLAADEVARLVGLPLAGELPADVEVLKGGPLGRFCGAFWERMPVAAVEGDAA, from the coding sequence ATGGCGGAAGTCATCGAGTGCGACGCGCGGGACGTGCGACGCGCCCCGTTGATCGTGACGGAGGACGTGGAACTGCTGGACGACCTGCTGCGGCTGTGCGCGGCGGCGGGTGTGCGGCCGGAGGTCGGGCACGGGGCGCCGGCGGGCAGAGAGGGCTGGGGCGGCTGGGAATCGGCGCCGCTCGTGCTGGTCGGGGACGATGCCGCGGGGCGGCTGCGCGGGGTGTCCCGACGGCGTGGCGTGATCTTGGTTGGGCGTGATCAGGACGATTCCGGGGTGTGGCGGCGGGCCGTGGAGATCGGCGCCGACCATGTGCTCGTCCTGCCCGACGGCGAGCAGTGGCTGATGGACCGGATCGCCGATGTCGCCGAGGGGGTGGGGCGGCCCGCCCTGACCGTCGGGGTGCTCGGCGGACGCGGCGGGGCCGGGGCCTCCACGCTGGCCTGCGCGCTGGCCGTGGCGTCCGCGCGGTCGGGGCGGCGCACCCTCCTGGTCGACGCGGACCCGCTCGGCGGCGGGCTCGATGTGCTGCTCGGCGGCGAGGCGGTGGACGGGCTGCGCTGGCCCGCCTTCGCCGAGTCGCGGGGCCGGGTCGGCAGCACGGCCCTGGAGGAGTCGCTGCCCCGGCTGCACGATCTGCGGGTGCTCAGCTGGGACCGCGGCGATCTCGCGGCGGTGCCCTCGGAGGCGGTGCGGGCGGTGCTCGCGGCCGGTCGGCGCAGGGGCGGCGTCGTCGTGGTGGACCTGCCGCGCCGGGTCGACGCCGGATCCGTCGAGGCCCTGGCCCAGCTCGACCTGGGGCTGCTCGTGGTGCCACCGGAGCTGCGGGCCGTGGCGGCGGCGCGCCGGATGGCGGGGGCGGCGGGGATGGTGCTGCGGGACCTGCGGGTGGTGACGGCGCCCGCGGGCGGCGCGGGAGGGCTCGCGGCGGACGAGGTGGCGCGGCTCGTCGGCCTGCCGCTGGCCGGCGAACTGCCCGCGGACGTCGAGGTGTTGAAGGGCGGGCCGCTCGGGCGGTTCTGCGGGGCCTTCTGGGAGCGGATGCCGGTGGCGGCGGTGGAGGGGGACGCGGCGTGA
- a CDS encoding HAD family hydrolase produces the protein MLDLVENHSLPHSTPRTAAFFDLDKTVIAKSSTLTFSKSFYQGGLINRRAVLRTAYAQFVFLSGGADHDQMERMREYLSALCRGWNVQQVKEIVAETLHDLIDPIIYDEAASLIEEHHTAGRDVVIVSTSGAEVVEPVGELLGADRVIATRMVVGDDGCFTGEVEYYAYGPTKAEAIKELARSEGYDLARCHAYSDSATDLPMLSSVGHPHAVNPDRALRREALARGWPILDFHKPVRLKQRLPHLSAPSRPALLAAAGVGAAAVTAGLVWYASRRRATPGAH, from the coding sequence ATGCTCGACCTCGTGGAAAACCACTCCTTGCCTCACTCCACGCCCCGTACAGCGGCGTTCTTTGACCTGGACAAGACGGTCATCGCTAAGTCGAGCACACTCACGTTCAGCAAGTCGTTCTACCAAGGCGGGCTGATCAACCGGAGGGCCGTACTGCGCACCGCGTACGCCCAGTTCGTGTTCCTCTCCGGCGGCGCCGACCACGACCAGATGGAGCGGATGCGCGAGTATCTCTCGGCGCTCTGCCGCGGCTGGAACGTGCAGCAGGTGAAGGAGATCGTCGCCGAGACCCTGCACGATCTGATCGACCCGATCATCTACGACGAGGCGGCGTCCCTCATCGAGGAGCACCACACCGCCGGACGCGATGTGGTCATCGTCTCCACATCCGGCGCTGAAGTGGTCGAGCCGGTCGGTGAGCTGCTCGGTGCGGACCGGGTGATCGCCACCCGCATGGTCGTGGGCGACGACGGCTGCTTCACGGGCGAGGTGGAGTACTACGCGTACGGGCCCACGAAGGCGGAGGCCATCAAGGAACTGGCGCGCTCCGAGGGGTACGACCTCGCGCGCTGCCACGCGTACAGCGACTCGGCGACGGATCTGCCGATGCTCAGCTCGGTCGGGCATCCCCATGCCGTCAATCCGGACCGGGCGCTGCGCCGCGAGGCACTCGCGCGCGGGTGGCCGATCCTCGACTTCCACAAGCCGGTCCGGCTCAAGCAGCGCCTGCCGCATCTGTCCGCGCCCTCACGGCCCGCGCTGCTCGCGGCGGCCGGGGTCGGCGCGGCCGCGGTCACGGCCGGCCTGGTCTGGTACGCGAGCCGGCGTCGCGCGACGCCAGGCGCCCATTGA
- a CDS encoding Fic family protein — translation MSTTADPLAALADLPGVADSVDAVRKAVDRVYGHRVMRRRSNEITSEAALRGARGSAALSGADWPLEEVRRRTDFSGGDGDKEAPTVGAALRLTAEAGQLLSIWRQSPLRVLARLHLVAAADKSDAVGRPRLGDESVDEPLVELPVPDAEEVAGRLEGLSQLIIAESAAPALVNAAIVHGELLALRPFGSHNGLVARAAERIVLVGSGLDPKSVCPAELGHAELGRASYAAALDGYVSGTPEGMAAWITHCGKAIELGVRESTAVCEALQRGAA, via the coding sequence ATGAGTACGACAGCCGACCCCCTCGCCGCCCTGGCCGACCTGCCGGGTGTGGCCGATTCCGTGGACGCCGTGCGCAAGGCTGTGGACCGGGTCTACGGACACCGGGTCATGCGGCGCCGTAGCAACGAGATCACGTCCGAGGCGGCACTGCGCGGGGCGCGCGGCAGCGCGGCGCTCTCCGGTGCCGACTGGCCGCTCGAAGAGGTGCGCAGGCGCACCGACTTCAGTGGCGGCGACGGCGACAAGGAGGCCCCCACGGTCGGCGCGGCCCTGCGGCTGACCGCCGAGGCCGGTCAACTTCTCTCCATCTGGCGGCAGTCGCCCCTGCGGGTGCTCGCGCGCCTCCACCTGGTCGCGGCGGCCGACAAGAGCGACGCGGTGGGTCGGCCGCGGCTCGGGGACGAGTCGGTCGACGAGCCGCTCGTCGAACTCCCGGTGCCGGACGCCGAGGAGGTGGCGGGCCGCCTGGAGGGGCTCTCGCAGCTGATCATCGCCGAGAGCGCGGCGCCGGCCCTGGTGAACGCCGCCATCGTGCACGGCGAGCTGCTCGCCCTGCGCCCCTTCGGCTCGCACAACGGTCTGGTCGCGCGCGCCGCCGAGCGCATCGTTCTGGTGGGCAGCGGTCTCGACCCGAAGTCCGTCTGTCCGGCGGAGCTGGGCCATGCCGAACTCGGCCGGGCGTCCTACGCGGCCGCACTCGACGGCTATGTCTCCGGTACGCCGGAGGGGATGGCGGCCTGGATCACCCACTGCGGCAAGGCGATCGAGCTGGGTGTCAGGGAGTCGACGGCCGTCTGTGAGGCGCTGCAGCGGGGTGCCGCGTAG
- a CDS encoding ATP-binding protein, with product MKIAFVGKGGSGKTTLSSLFIRHLAGTGSPVIAVDADINQHLGAALGLDEGVAGELPALGARLPLIKDYLRGSNPRIASADTMIKTTPPGEGSRLLRVRENNPVYDACARDVELDGQAVRLMVTGPFTEADLGVACYHSKTGAVELCLNHLVDGRGEYVVVDMTAGSDSFASGMFTRFDMTFLVAEPTRKGVSVYRQYKEYARDFGIDLKVVGNKVRDADDLEFLRSEVGEDLLVTVGHSDWVRAMEKGRPPRFELLEEPNKASLRALQDAADATYEVRDWEHYTRQMVHFHLKNAQSWGNEKTGADLASQVDPDFVLRESVAATA from the coding sequence ATGAAGATCGCTTTCGTTGGGAAGGGCGGCAGTGGCAAGACCACGCTGTCCTCACTGTTCATCCGCCACCTCGCCGGCACCGGCTCCCCGGTCATCGCCGTCGACGCCGACATCAATCAGCACCTCGGGGCCGCGCTCGGGCTCGACGAGGGCGTCGCGGGCGAGCTGCCCGCGCTGGGGGCCCGGCTGCCCCTGATCAAGGACTATCTGCGCGGCTCGAACCCGCGGATCGCCTCGGCCGACACGATGATCAAGACCACGCCGCCCGGCGAGGGCTCGCGACTGCTCCGGGTGCGCGAGAACAATCCGGTGTACGACGCCTGCGCCCGCGACGTGGAACTCGACGGCCAGGCCGTGCGTTTGATGGTCACCGGGCCTTTCACCGAGGCCGACCTCGGTGTCGCCTGCTACCACTCCAAGACCGGAGCGGTGGAGCTGTGCCTGAACCACCTCGTCGACGGCCGGGGCGAGTACGTGGTGGTCGACATGACCGCGGGCTCCGACTCCTTCGCTTCGGGCATGTTCACCCGCTTCGACATGACCTTCCTGGTGGCCGAGCCGACCCGCAAGGGTGTCTCGGTCTACCGCCAGTACAAGGAGTACGCCCGGGACTTCGGGATCGACCTGAAGGTGGTGGGCAACAAGGTGCGGGACGCGGACGACCTGGAGTTCCTGCGCTCCGAGGTCGGCGAGGACCTGCTCGTCACCGTCGGACACTCGGACTGGGTGCGCGCCATGGAGAAGGGCCGCCCGCCGCGCTTCGAGCTCCTGGAGGAGCCCAACAAGGCTTCCCTGCGAGCACTTCAGGACGCGGCCGACGCCACGTACGAGGTGCGTGACTGGGAGCACTACACGCGCCAGATGGTCCACTTCCACCTGAAGAACGCCCAGAGCTGGGGCAACGAGAAAACGGGGGCCGACCTGGCGTCCCAGGTCGACCCCGACTTCGTCCTGCGGGAGAGCGTCGCGGCGACCGCGTGA